Proteins from a single region of Theileria parva strain Muguga chromosome 1, complete sequence, whole genome shotgun sequence:
- a CDS encoding NifU-like domain protein, with translation MYNFILFIFIIFGGKYSFPWTLKLAPNLSYTIHKIRWKGFNLNSEPTDSLEYKPNDGKQLEYDEEGWLMDLNTKNVEDVLDLIRPQLSSDGGGISLCKIVDNEVHVKFTGSCVGCPYRSTTLKELIENNLVKFIKSPNENPITVKLVQDN, from the exons atgtataatttcattttatttatttttataatatttggaGGTAAATATTCCTTCCCATGGACGCTAAAACTTGCCCCTAATTTATCTTACACAATTCACAAGATCAGATGGAAAGGGTTCAACTTGAACTCAGAACCTACAGATTCCTTAGAATACAAACCTAATGATGGTAAACAACTAGAATATGATGAAGAAGGCTGGTTAATGGACCTTAACACAAAGAACGTTGAGGACGTTCTTGACCTGATTCGGCCTCAATTATCTTCTGATGGAGGAGGAATTAGcctgtgtaaaatagtcGATAACGAAGTTCACGTTAAA TTCACTGGATCGTGTGTAGGATGTCCTTACAGGTCGACAACCTTGAAGGAGCTTATAGAAAAcaatttagttaaatttatcaaatcaCCAAATGAAAATCCAATAACTGTAAAGCTTGTTCAAGATAATTAA
- the ILKAP gene encoding Protein phosphatase 2C family protein produces MSKLFLKALGLSDKTLSQSVLNLLQNVNTTTIELDDGFVLVDHYGDKGVRKTMEDECLVCDSLRSKFPDLPEEYDFGVCGLFDGHGGRKTVVFVKENLLSEIASQLISHLNMKNESGNEEEFEITFKKAVNDACRRLDSRIANEVPGCTDGCTALVLFFGKKTVCILNLGDSAAYLCKKVDSILHAIPLNDIHKPWSQREKARILHYQGTIEGGRVNGLLEVTRSFGDLQLKKYGVLCVGTFRKVDLDFSKDELILLACDGFWGLFDPIDACRKILDMVVKEEMRASVTPHLPFPQLKKVCKDLVDVAINVRRSQDNVTVMVLRFKRKN; encoded by the exons atgtctaaattgtttttaaagGCCCTAGGCCTTTCCGATAAAACTTTATCGCAATCTGTGTTAAATCTGTTACAAAATGTCAATACCACTACTATAGAACTAG ATGATGGGTTTGTCCTTGTTGATCACTATGGAGATAAAGGAGTTCGAAAAACAATGGAGGACGAGTGTTTAGTTTGTGATTCCTTGAGGTCGAAATTCCCAGATTTACCTGAAGAATACGATTTTGg AGTTTGCGGTTTATTTGATGGCCATGGTGGTAGGAAAACTGTTGTTTTCGTCAAGGAAAATCTTTTAAGTGAGATTGCCTCTCAGCTGATTTCACATTTGAACATGAAAAACGAATCTGGGAATGAAGAGGAATTTGAAATCACTTTTAAAAAGGCCGTTAATGATGCCTGTCGACGTTTAGATTCTAGGATTGCCAATGAGGTTCCTGGCTGTACGGATGGTTGCACTGCTCTCGTTTTGTTTTTCGGAAAGAAAACAGtgtgtattttaaatttgggTGATTCTGCTGCGTATCTATGTAAAAAAGTTGACAGCATTCTTCACG CAATACCCTTAAATGACATTCATAAACCATGGTCTCAACGTGAGAAGGCTCGGATTTTGCACTATCAAGGCACTATTGAGGGTGGCAGAGTCAACGGACTTCTTGAAGTAACTCGTTCCTTTGGGGATTTACA GCTTAAGAAGTACGGAGTTTTATGTGTTGGGACTTTCCGGAAAGTAGACCTTGATTTCTCCAAGGACGAGCTCATTCTCCTTGCTTGTGACGGGTTTTGGGGATTATTTGACCCTATCGACGCCTGTAGGAAGATTCTTGATATGGTCGttaag gaGGAGATGAGGGCGTCTGTAACTCCACATTTACCATTCCCACAACTCaaaaaagtgtgtaaggATTTGGTGGATGTAGCCATAAACGTCAGAAGATCTCAGGATAACGTAACTGTTATGGTCCTTAGATTTAAAAGGaagaattaa
- the Adck3 gene encoding ABC1 family protein, with protein sequence MASSRNKLISQLSLYRKHNLDYLERKFDQHVNSRPLDDLNSLPVYLNSILPFYLNSLPQFVTTLLKPTSSKDSFKDDYKSTTSEDMDASNYDVESKLVSLDKARTSNKGSPNRQSKSNYSTLKFNFNTVNYGQKYYSTRAARKMKENKLPTDRFSRAATLAGLVFNVASASTRDAIGRYMRGEYVNVLKNSLTSDNVIKHVVECLCKMRGTALKFGQLLSLQSDILPENFRQALISSRHEADIMPKSQVDQILSREFGENWMDNFLEFDYEPIASASLGQAHKAKLKDGTEVAVKVQFPGILDSIDSDIENLVWICTYTKLVPDSFFIREYAKEMKTEVIAECDYLNEAKFYEIFRKLQLEGFYVPKVIKELTTKTVITTEYVHGKPLEDLGNLSQEARNSVGRRILKLSLSEIFDPNPSNYLYNEETDLIGLVDFGSCRIYHRKFVKPYLQLVYATIREDLDEILRLSVEVGFLHPEESQIVIDAHLDSVKASADPFKYDIEYDFKNSKTFTTCMERSNIIFNYRKRPPPPEIYSLHRKLAGAFLICKIISAKFNSKKLFEEVMEMSDVLN encoded by the exons atggCCTCATCCAGAAATAAACTAATCTCTCAGCTGAGTTTGTATAGAAAACATAACCTAGACTATTTGGAGAGAAAATTCGACCAGCATGTTAACTCTAGGCCATTAGATGATTTAAATTCGCTTCCAGTTTACCTAAATTCAATCCTTCCCTTTTATTTGAACTCACTCCCGCAATTTGTCACAACTCTTTTAAAGCCTACCAGTTCCAAAGATAGTTTTAAAGATGATTACAAGTCCACAACCTCAGAGGATATGGATGCCTCCAATTACGATGTGGAGAGTAAGTTGGTTAGTTTGGACAAGGCACGAACCTCCAATAAAGGCTCCCCAAACCGACAATCAAAATCAAATTACTCCAcactaaaatttaattttaatacagTAAATTATGGCCAAAAATATTATAGCACACGGGCAG CCAGGAAAATGAAAGAAAACAAACTTCCAACTGACCGTTTTAGTCGCGCTGCAACACTTGCAG GATTGGTGTTTAACGTAGCTTCAGCGAGTACAAGAGATGCAATAGGAAGGTACATGAGG GGTGAATatgtaaatgtgttaaagAACTCTCTTACTAGTGATAACGTTATAAAACATGTAGTTGAATgtttgtgtaaaatgagAG gaACTGCACTAAAATTCGGTCAATTGTTGAGTTTGCAATCAGATATTTTGCCGGAAAATTTCAGACAAGCGCTGATAAGTTCACGCCATGAAGCTGATATAATGCCAAAATCACAAGTCGATCAG ATCCTCTCGAGAGAATTTGGAGAAAATTGGATGGATAACTTTTTAGAATTTGACTATGAGCCCATAGCAAGCGCTTCTTTGGGTCAA GCCCATAAAGCAAAGCTAAAGGATGGAACAGAAGTGGCAGTAAAAGTCCAGTTCCCAGGGATTTTAGACTCTATTGACAGCGATATTGAAAACCTAGTGTGGATCTGCACCTATACAAAACTAGTTCCTGACAGTTTTTTCATAAGAGAGTACGCTAAGGAGATGAAAACTGAAGTTATAGCAGAATGCGATTACTTGAATGAGGccaaattttatgaaatcTTCAGAAAACTGCAACTTGAAGGGTTCTACGTACCAAAGGTTATCAAAGAACTGACAACTAAAACAGTAATTACCACTGAATACGTTCACGGG aaaccACTAGAAGATTTGGGTAACTTGAGTCAGGAGGCCAGAAACTCAGTGGGAAGGAGAATCTTAAAGTTATCCTTATCAGAAATCTTC gATCCTAACCCAAGCAACTATCTGTACAATGAGGAAACTGACCTAATAGGTCTTGTGGATTTTGGCTCAT GCAGGATTTATCACAGGAAGTTTGTTAAGCCTTACCTCCAACTTGTATACGCCACAATTAGAGAA GACCTTGATGAAATTTTAAGACTTTCAGTTGAAGTTGGATTTCTACACCCGGAAGAATCCCAGATAGTAATTGATGCACATTTGGACTCAGTCAAAGCCTCAG CTGATCCCTTCAAATATGACATTGAATATGATTTTAAGAATAGTAAAACCTTCACAACG TGCATGGAAAgatcaaatattattttcaattataGGAAAAGACCACCGCCTCCAGAAATATACTCACTACACCGCAAATTGGCAGGCGcatttttaatatgtaaaataatctCAGCAAAGTTTAACTCCAAGAAACTATTTGAAGAGGTCATGGAAATGTCAGACGTTTTAAACTAA
- the rpmG gene encoding Ribosomal protein L33 family protein — protein sequence MNIVFTLVFVLATNLCKSWILHNPLILNNYYFNTKGIGPLYAKKKVGRVLVTLECSISRKLGVPPSRYYTTKNKVNTPQRLELMKYNKYLRKHTLHKEIR from the exons ATGAATATAGTATTCACACTTGTATTTGTTCTTGCCACAAACCTATGTAAAAGCTGGATTCTTCACAACCcgttaattttaaataactattattttaacaccaAAG GCATTGGGCCATTGTATGCCAAAAAGAAGGTTGGTCGAGTGCTGGTAACTCTCGAATGTAGCATATCACGCAAGCTTGGAGTTCCTCCTTCAAGATATTATACAACTAAGAATAAAGTCAACACACCTCAGAGGCTTGAACTCATGAAATATAACAAATACTTAAGGAAACACACACTTCACAAAGAAATACGTTAA
- the DBI gene encoding uncharacterized protein, with amino-acid sequence MSDESFDLAVKYVTDTTSMTATDEQKLLFYKYFKQATVGDCNTSKPGMMDFKGKAKWESWNSAKGMSKEDAKKAYVDLLGQLQPNWKS; translated from the coding sequence ATGTCAGACGAATCCTTTGATTTGGCTGTTAAGTACGTCACAGATACAACGAGTATGACGGCAACTGACGAACAGAAGCTACTGTTTTACAAATACTTTAAACAGGCCACTGTTGGAGACTGTAATACCTCAAAGCCCGGAATGATGGATTTTAAAGGCAAGGCAAAGTGGGAAAGCTGGAATTCCGCGAAGGGCATGAGTAAGGAAGATGCAAAGAAGGCTTATGTCGATTTATTGGGACAACTACAACCAAATTGGAAAtcttaa